GAAGCGCATCAACTTCACCGGTTCCACCGCAGTCGGCAAGATCATCGCCAAGCGTGCGGCCGAGCATCTCAAGCCCTGCCTGCTCGAACTGGGCGGCAAGGCCCCGTTGCTGGTGTTGGAAGACGCCGATCTGGACGAGGCGGTAAAGGCGGCGGCGTTCGGCGCGTTCATGAACCAGGGCCAGATCTGCATGTCGACGGAGCGGATCATCGTGGTCGATGCCGTGGCGGACGAATTCGCGCGCCGCTTCCGCGATAAGGTCGCCGCCATGCCGGTGGGCGATCCGCGCCAGGGCACCACGCCGCTGGGCGCGGTGGTCGATGCCAAGACCGTCGCGCATTGCCGCGCGCTGATCGCCGACGCCTTGGCGCAGGGCGCGGAACTGCTCGTGGGCGGGGAAACCGAACAGGGCGTGCTGATGCCGGCGCATGTGGTCGACGGCGTGACGCAGGGCATGAAGCTGTTCCGCGATGAAAGCTTCGGGCCGGTGGTCGGCGTCATCCACGCGCGCGATACCGAACATGCGATCGAACTGGCGAACGACAGCGAGTATGGCCTGTCCGCCGCCGTCTTCACCAGGGACATCGCCAAGGGCCTGTCCGTCGCCCGCCGCATCCATTCGGGCATCTGCCACGTCAATGGCCCGACGGTTCACGACGAGGCGCAGATGCCCTTCGGCGGCGTTGGCGCATCGGGCTACGGCCGCTTCGGCGGCAAGGCCGGCATCGACAGCTTCACGGAACTGCGCTGGATCACGGTCGAGACCCAGCCGGGGCATTTCCCGATCTGATTTCCCGAACATACTTCCGAACATTTCCATCGAAAGGACACGAAAATGGCTGACCAGCCCGCCGTCGAGCGCGCCGAAGAAGATACCGTCGCCTTCACCGTCGAGAACGGCATTGCCTGGGTGAAGTTCAACCGCCCGGAAAAGCGCAATTGCATGAGCCCGAAGCTCAACCGCCAGATGGGCCGCGTGATCGCCGATCTGGAATTCCGCGATGACGTGAAGGTGCTGGTGCTGACCGGCGAGGGCGAGGCCTGGTCGGCGGGCATGGACCTCAAGGAATACTTCCGCGAAACCGAGGCGCAGGGCCTCTGGGCGATCCGCAAGTCGCAGCGCGAAGCCTATTCGTGGTGGGAACGCCTGCGCTGGTATGAAAAGCCGACGATCGCGATGATCAACGGCTGGTGCTTTGGCGGTGGCTATGGCCCGCTGTTCGCCTGCGACATCGCCGTCGCTGCGGAAGACGCGCAGTTTGGTCTTTCGGAAATCAACTGGGGCATCCTGCCGGGCGGCGGCGCGTCGAAGGTCGCGGCCGATCTCATGCCGCTGCGCAAGGCGATGTACCACGCGATGATGGGCGAGAACCTGACCGGCAAGCAGGCCGCCGAACAGGGCCTGGTGACCGAGGCCGTGCCCGCCGACAAGCTCCACGCGCGCGTGCTCGAAATCGCCGAAGCGCTGTGCAAGAAGGACGGCCATGCCCTACGCGCGACCAAGTGGGCGGTGCGCCGCATGGTCGAGATGACTTACGACAATGCCGAGGACTACCTGATCCGCGCGCAGGAAGCGCTGCACAATTTCGGCGGCGTGGAAGCGCGCAAGGAAGCGACCCGTCAGTTCCTGGACGAAAAGAGCTTCAAGCCCGGCCTCGGCACGTTCGACGCGAGCAAGGTCAAGCGCTGATCCGCTTTCCAGCGGAAGCGATGGACGCCCCGGCCGTTTTCGCGGCCGGGGCGTCCTGCGTTTTGGGCGCAAGAAAAATTGTTGCTTCTGCAACCGGTTGAAGCCAGCGTGAGCGCCCGAAGGAGTCGCTTGTTCATGTCCATGATCCGTACCGCTCTCGTTTCCGCGTCCGCCGTGATCGCGCTGTCCGCGGCTTCGGTTTCCACCTCTGCCAAGGAGGCGACGCATCCGCAGGCCGAAGCGCAGGCGCTTGACCTGTCAATGAAGTCCATCGCGATCCGTTCGGTGCGCGGCGAGGGCAACAAGACCATAGAGGTTGCGCGGCTTTACAAGGACACGCTGGTCAAGGCGGGCTGGGGGGACGGCGATATCGAGATCACGCCGGTCGACGACACCGCCTACCTGATCGCCACCTGGAAGGGCAGTGATCCCGCGCTCAAGCCGCTGGTCATTTCCGGGCACATGGACGTGGTCGAGGCCAAGCGCGCCGACTGGGTGCGCGATCCGTTCGCGCCGGTGGTGGAAGACGGCATCCTCTATGGCCGTGGCGCCAGCGACATGAAGTTCAGCGGCGCGCTGGCGCTGGCCTCGCTGATCGAGCTGCGGCGCGAAGGCTACAAGCCCAGGCGCACGATCATCATCGAATTCTCGGGCGACGAGGAAACGACGATGAAGACCAGTGGCATCATCGCCGAACGGCTCAAGGATGCCGAACTGGTGCTCAACATCGACGGCGGCGGCGGCCTGCTCGACGAGGCGAGCGGCAAGCCGCTGCTGTGGACCTGGGATGGCGCCGAAAAGACCTATGGCGATTTCAAGCTTGAGGTGACCAACCCCGGCGGCCACAGTTCGGCCCCGCGCGCCGAAAACGCGATCGTCCAGCTGGCGACCGCGCTGGAGCGGATCGGCGCCTACCATTTCACGCCGGAACTCAACCCGCTGACCAAGGCCTTCTTCGAAAGCGCGGCAAAGTTTCAAAACGATCCGACGATCGCCGCCGCGATGCGCGCCTTCGCCGCCAACCCCAAGGATGAAGCCGCCATCGCCACGCTGCGCGCCAACCCGGCGACCGTGGGCATGATCGGCACGACCTGCGTGCCCACGATGGTCAACGGCGGTCACGCGCTGAACGCCCTGCCGCAGCGCGCCACCGCCAACATCAACTGCCGCATCTTCCCCGGACATCCGCTGCCCGAGATCATGGCGGAACTGGAGAAGGTCGCCGCTTCGCCCGCCGTCAAGTTTTCCGACGTGACCGAAGGCTCGGTGGCCACCCCGGCATCGCCGATGCGGCCCGATTTCACCGCGGCGGTGGAGAAGGCGATGGCGAAGGTCTATCCGGGCGTGGCGGTGTTCCCCTCGCAATCGTCGGGTGCATCGGATTCGATGTGGTTCCGCCATGTCGGCGTGCCCAGCTATGGTGCCAGCCCGGTGTTCGGGAAGGTGTCCGAGGAGTTTTCGCACGGGCTCAACGAGCGCATCCGGCTCAGCAATATCCGCCCTGGCGTGACGTATTACCTGAGCGTGCTGACCGACCTGAGCAAGTAAGCCAGCGCTTTCGGCCTCAGCCGGGCCGGGCCGGCACGATCGTATCGAGGAAGCGGCGGGCGATTCCGCTCGCTTCCTCCACCGCAAAGCAGCCAGGCGACAGGCACAGTTCGAGCCACAGGCCGTCGACCAGCGCCGTGACTGCGATGGCGGCGCGGCGCAGTTCGCTGGCGGGAACGCCGCAGCCGGCCAGCAGGCCTTCCAGCCGCTCCCGAAAACCGGCGTACTGTTCGTCGTGCTGGCGCGCGATGTCGGGCCGCGCGGTGACAAGGCCCCAGAAGGCCACCCAGGTCGCCAGCAAGTGCCGGTCGGCGATGTCCGGCGCGAAGCTGGCGGTGACGAATGCGTCGAGCCGGTCGCGCGCATCCGGTCCGGCCTCGCCAACCGCCTTGTCGAGCGCGCCTGTCACCATGCCGTCGACATGGGCATACGCCGCCGCGACCAGAGCATCCACGCCATCGAAGTAGTGGTTGACGAGCCCGGGCGAGACGCCCGCCTCCTGTGCGATCGCCCGCACGCTGGCGCCTGCGGCGCCGGCGCGGCCCAGCACACGCGCGCAGGCTTCGATCAGGCTATGCCGCCGCGCATCGGGTTCGGCGCGTTTGAAGGCCGGCTCTTTCATCTTGCGCATTCTACCTTTTGTTGTACGTTTGTCCAACAAGCTGTTGGCGTGGCGGATTCGGAAAGGCGGCCGCTGCGATGTCGTGGGAAACGCGGAGATTGAACCATGGGTGACCTGTCGTCTGCCTTCGAAAGCATTTCGTCCGCGGATGTCGATCCCGACGCCGATTGGAGCCTGCCCGGCTGGCTCTACACCGATCCCGAATATTTCGCGCTGGAAATGGACAAGGTGATCCGCCCGTCGTGGCAGATCGTCTGCCATGAAAGCGATATTCCGGCGGCGGGTGATTATCGCACGCTCGAATACCTGGGTGAAAGCGTGGTGACCGTGCGGGGTGAGGATGGGCAGATCCGCGCGTTCGCCAATGTCTGCCGCCATCGCGCGATGCGGCTGGTGGAAGGCCATGCCGGGTGCGTGAAGAAGTTCGTCTGCCCCTATCACGCCTGGGTGTTCGAAACCGACGGGCGCCTTTCGGGCGTGCCGATGAAATCGGACTATCCGGCGCTGAAGCTGGAAGAGAACGGCCTCGCGCCGGTTTCGGTCGAGGTATGGCGCGGCTTCGTGTTCGTGCGGCTGGAGGACCGGGGCTTCCCGTCCGTCGCGGAGATGATGGCGCCGTTCGAGGAAGAGGTCGCGCCCTATCGCTTCGAGGAGATGCGGCGCATTTCCGACGTGCGCCTGCGCGAACGTGCGGTGAACTGGAAGAACGTGGGCGACAATTATACCGACAACCTGCACATCCCGGTGGCGCATGACGGGTTGACGCGCATCTTCGGCCGGTCCTACGAGATTTCCGACCATGGCTGGGCCGATCGCATGAAGGGCGATCTGGTGGAGAAGCCGTCCGCCAACTTTTGGGAGCGGTTCTACCAGACGCACCTGCCCGACGTGCCGCATCTGCCGCCGGAAAGCCGGCAGCGCTGGCTCTACTACAAGCTCTGGCCGAACATCGCGTTCGATATCTATGCCGACCAGATCGACTTCATGCAGTGGCTGCCGGTCTCGCCGACCACGACCGTCCTGCGCGAAATGGCGTTCGCCCTGCCCGATGACCGGCGCGAGATGAAGCTGGTGCGCTATGCCAACTGGCGCGTGAACCGCGTGGTCAACCAGGAGGATACCTGGCTGATCGAGCGCATCCAGAAGGGCATGGCTTCGAAGACCTATGGCGCCGGTCCGATCGGCGCGAGCGAGGTCTGCCTGCGCAGCTTCGCGCGCAAGATCCGCGCGATCGTGCCCGAAGCGCGCCTGCACAAGGCACCGCCGGCAGGGTGGAGCCGGAAGTAGAACCCACCCCCGGCCCCTCCCGCACGCGGGAGGGGAGAAAGAAGGGCAACAAGGTTCCCCTCCCGCTTGCGGGAGGGGTTAGGGGTGGGCATCACTGCCCTTCGACGGAGAGCAGCACATGACCAACCGCTATGACGCGATCATCATCGGCGGCGGCCACAATGGCCTCGTCTGCGCCTTCTATCTGGCCAAGGCCGGGATGAAGGTGCGCGTGCTGGAGCGGCGGCACGTGGTGGGCGGCGCGGCGGTGACCGAGGAATTCCATCCCGGTTTCCGCAATTCCACCGCAAGCTACACGGTCAGCCTGCTGCGCCCCAAGGTAATCGCGGACATGAAGCTGCACGATCGCGGCTTCCGCATCATCGAGCGGACGATCAGCAACTTCTTTCCCTTCCCCAATACCTACCTCAAGCTGGGCGGCGCGCCGGGGCGGACCGAGGCGGAGTTCGCTCGCTTCTCGCAGAAGGATGCCGAGGCCTACCCGAAGTACGATGCCGCGCTGGAAAAGGTGGCGCAGGTGCTGCGTGACATCGCGCTGCAATCGCCGCCCAACGTCGGCGGTGGCGTGCGCGCGCTGCTGGCGGCGGCGCAGCAGGGCTGGCCGCTGGCGAAGATGGACATCGCCACGCAGCGCGATCTGCTGGACATCTTCGTCAAGTCCGCGCGCGAATTTCTCGATGGCTGGTACGAGGACGATCACGTCAAGTCCGCCTTCGCGTTCGATGCGGTGGTGGGCAACTATGCCGGCGTCTCGACGCCCGGTTCGGCCTATGTGCTGCTCCACCATGTGTTCGGCGAGGTGAACGGCAAGTTCGGCGCCTGGGGCCACTCGGTCGGCGGCATGGGATCGATCACGCAGGCGATGGCGCGGGCGTGCGAGGAGGCCGGCGTCGAGATCAGCCTGGAAAGCCCGGTGGCCAAGGTGCTGGTCAACAACGGGAAGGCCGCCGGGGTCAAGCTGGAGGGCGGAGAGGAACTTTACGCTCCCATCGTGGCG
The Novosphingobium sp. EMRT-2 genome window above contains:
- a CDS encoding aromatic ring-hydroxylating dioxygenase subunit alpha — translated: MGDLSSAFESISSADVDPDADWSLPGWLYTDPEYFALEMDKVIRPSWQIVCHESDIPAAGDYRTLEYLGESVVTVRGEDGQIRAFANVCRHRAMRLVEGHAGCVKKFVCPYHAWVFETDGRLSGVPMKSDYPALKLEENGLAPVSVEVWRGFVFVRLEDRGFPSVAEMMAPFEEEVAPYRFEEMRRISDVRLRERAVNWKNVGDNYTDNLHIPVAHDGLTRIFGRSYEISDHGWADRMKGDLVEKPSANFWERFYQTHLPDVPHLPPESRQRWLYYKLWPNIAFDIYADQIDFMQWLPVSPTTTVLREMAFALPDDRREMKLVRYANWRVNRVVNQEDTWLIERIQKGMASKTYGAGPIGASEVCLRSFARKIRAIVPEARLHKAPPAGWSRK
- a CDS encoding TetR family transcriptional regulator C-terminal domain-containing protein, yielding MRKMKEPAFKRAEPDARRHSLIEACARVLGRAGAAGASVRAIAQEAGVSPGLVNHYFDGVDALVAAAYAHVDGMVTGALDKAVGEAGPDARDRLDAFVTASFAPDIADRHLLATWVAFWGLVTARPDIARQHDEQYAGFRERLEGLLAGCGVPASELRRAAIAVTALVDGLWLELCLSPGCFAVEEASGIARRFLDTIVPARPG
- a CDS encoding M20/M25/M40 family metallo-hydrolase — translated: MIRTALVSASAVIALSAASVSTSAKEATHPQAEAQALDLSMKSIAIRSVRGEGNKTIEVARLYKDTLVKAGWGDGDIEITPVDDTAYLIATWKGSDPALKPLVISGHMDVVEAKRADWVRDPFAPVVEDGILYGRGASDMKFSGALALASLIELRREGYKPRRTIIIEFSGDEETTMKTSGIIAERLKDAELVLNIDGGGGLLDEASGKPLLWTWDGAEKTYGDFKLEVTNPGGHSSAPRAENAIVQLATALERIGAYHFTPELNPLTKAFFESAAKFQNDPTIAAAMRAFAANPKDEAAIATLRANPATVGMIGTTCVPTMVNGGHALNALPQRATANINCRIFPGHPLPEIMAELEKVAASPAVKFSDVTEGSVATPASPMRPDFTAAVEKAMAKVYPGVAVFPSQSSGASDSMWFRHVGVPSYGASPVFGKVSEEFSHGLNERIRLSNIRPGVTYYLSVLTDLSK
- a CDS encoding NAD(P)/FAD-dependent oxidoreductase — protein: MTNRYDAIIIGGGHNGLVCAFYLAKAGMKVRVLERRHVVGGAAVTEEFHPGFRNSTASYTVSLLRPKVIADMKLHDRGFRIIERTISNFFPFPNTYLKLGGAPGRTEAEFARFSQKDAEAYPKYDAALEKVAQVLRDIALQSPPNVGGGVRALLAAAQQGWPLAKMDIATQRDLLDIFVKSAREFLDGWYEDDHVKSAFAFDAVVGNYAGVSTPGSAYVLLHHVFGEVNGKFGAWGHSVGGMGSITQAMARACEEAGVEISLESPVAKVLVNNGKAAGVKLEGGEELYAPIVAANVGPALLYRQMVDGADLDEDFRRRIANFKTGSGTFRMNVALSELPDFTVLPGKERAEHHTAGIIIAPGMDYMDAAFDDAKTFGWSKKPIVEIKLPSTVDDSLAPKGAHVASLFCQQFAPELPDGRSWDDVREQVADHIIDAVADHAPNFKAAVIARQIHSPLDLERKFGLIGGDIFHGHMSLDQLWAARPVLGHGDYRSPIKGLYMCGSGTHPGGGVTGAPGHNAAHEIIRDRSVLWKMLHRG
- a CDS encoding aldehyde dehydrogenase, which codes for MIFERLNPLTGAVASSAEAMKAGDIPAIAAKAGAAFPAWAAMGPNARRAVLMKAAAALEARKDAFVEAMMGEIGATAGWAMFNLGLAASMVREAAALTTQIAGEVIPSDKPGCLSMALREPVGVILGIAPWNAPIILGVRAIAVPLACGNAVILKASETCPRTHALIIEAFAEAGFPDGVVNVVTNSPADAAEVVGALIDAPEVKRINFTGSTAVGKIIAKRAAEHLKPCLLELGGKAPLLVLEDADLDEAVKAAAFGAFMNQGQICMSTERIIVVDAVADEFARRFRDKVAAMPVGDPRQGTTPLGAVVDAKTVAHCRALIADALAQGAELLVGGETEQGVLMPAHVVDGVTQGMKLFRDESFGPVVGVIHARDTEHAIELANDSEYGLSAAVFTRDIAKGLSVARRIHSGICHVNGPTVHDEAQMPFGGVGASGYGRFGGKAGIDSFTELRWITVETQPGHFPI
- a CDS encoding p-hydroxycinnamoyl CoA hydratase/lyase, translating into MADQPAVERAEEDTVAFTVENGIAWVKFNRPEKRNCMSPKLNRQMGRVIADLEFRDDVKVLVLTGEGEAWSAGMDLKEYFRETEAQGLWAIRKSQREAYSWWERLRWYEKPTIAMINGWCFGGGYGPLFACDIAVAAEDAQFGLSEINWGILPGGGASKVAADLMPLRKAMYHAMMGENLTGKQAAEQGLVTEAVPADKLHARVLEIAEALCKKDGHALRATKWAVRRMVEMTYDNAEDYLIRAQEALHNFGGVEARKEATRQFLDEKSFKPGLGTFDASKVKR